One genomic window of Sphingomonas sp. C3-2 includes the following:
- the ccoG gene encoding cytochrome c oxidase accessory protein CcoG translates to MSAPEPEAVTSLYEKRKAVYPKAVDGPFRRLKWAIMAITLAIYYITPWLRWDRGSYAPDQAVLIDLANRRFYMFAIEIWPHEFYFVAGLLVMAGIGLFLVTSAVGRAWCGYACPQTVWTDLFQHVERFVDGDRNAQVRLANAPWGPAKIARRLSKWAIWLLIAFATGGAWIFYFADAPTLVRDFVTGNAAPVAYMTVGVLTLTTFIFGGFMREQVCVYMCPWPRIQGAMLDENSLVVTYKDWRGEPRGRGLKKQDTPDLKTGDCIDCVQCVAVCPTGIDIREGAQIGCITCALCIDACDKVMAQIGRPRGLIDYCTSIDAEREKKGAEPRPMVKALLRPRTIIYFSVWAAIGLAMLFALGARTRVDISALQDRNPTYVQLSDGAIRNSYTIKIRNMEARPRPMEIGIDGLEDARIWSETGSREAATRTVQVEAPADSVTKVRLFVVAPRDGDQRTPFNFTVRPLDKEGGHDSDDSQFERPEANR, encoded by the coding sequence ATGAGCGCCCCTGAGCCCGAAGCCGTGACCTCGCTTTATGAGAAGCGGAAGGCCGTCTACCCCAAGGCGGTGGACGGCCCCTTCCGTCGCCTCAAATGGGCGATCATGGCGATCACCCTCGCCATCTATTACATCACGCCCTGGCTGCGCTGGGACCGTGGCTCCTATGCCCCCGATCAGGCGGTGCTGATCGACCTTGCGAACCGCCGTTTCTACATGTTCGCGATCGAGATCTGGCCGCATGAATTCTATTTCGTCGCGGGCCTGCTTGTCATGGCCGGGATCGGGCTGTTCCTCGTCACCTCCGCAGTGGGACGCGCCTGGTGCGGCTATGCGTGCCCGCAGACGGTGTGGACCGACCTGTTCCAACATGTCGAACGCTTTGTCGACGGCGACCGCAACGCGCAGGTCAGGCTGGCCAATGCGCCATGGGGGCCGGCGAAGATCGCCCGGCGCCTTTCCAAATGGGCGATCTGGCTGCTGATTGCCTTTGCGACCGGCGGGGCCTGGATATTCTATTTTGCCGACGCACCGACACTGGTGCGCGATTTCGTGACCGGCAACGCCGCCCCCGTCGCCTATATGACGGTGGGTGTGCTGACGCTGACCACCTTTATCTTCGGTGGCTTCATGCGCGAGCAGGTGTGCGTTTACATGTGCCCCTGGCCCCGCATTCAGGGCGCGATGCTCGACGAAAACTCGCTGGTCGTGACCTATAAGGACTGGCGCGGCGAACCGCGTGGCCGCGGGTTGAAGAAGCAGGATACGCCCGACCTGAAAACCGGCGACTGCATCGACTGCGTCCAGTGCGTGGCGGTGTGCCCGACCGGCATCGACATTCGCGAAGGCGCGCAGATCGGCTGCATCACCTGCGCCCTGTGTATCGACGCCTGCGACAAGGTGATGGCGCAGATCGGCCGACCGCGCGGGCTGATTGATTACTGCACCTCGATCGATGCCGAGCGCGAGAAAAAGGGCGCGGAACCCCGCCCGATGGTGAAGGCGCTGCTCCGCCCCCGCACAATCATCTATTTCTCAGTCTGGGCGGCAATCGGCCTTGCCATGCTGTTTGCGCTGGGCGCGCGCACGCGCGTCGACATCAGCGCGCTGCAGGATCGAAACCCCACCTATGTGCAACTGTCTGACGGTGCGATCCGCAACAGCTACACGATCAAGATCCGCAACATGGAAGCGCGCCCGCGCCCGATGGAGATCGGGATCGACGGGCTGGAGGATGCGCGCATCTGGTCTGAAACCGGCAGCCGCGAAGCCGCCACCCGGACCGTGCAGGTGGAGGCGCCCGCCGACAGCGTGACCAAGGTCCGTCTATTCGTGGTCGCCCCGCGCGACGGCGATCAGCGTACCCCCTTCAACTTCACCGTCCGTCCGCTCGACAAGGAAGGCGGGCACGACAGCGACGACAGCCAGTTCGAACGACCGGAGGCAAATCGATGA
- a CDS encoding FixH family protein: MSEQRSEARFTGRHMAIIMVAFFGVVIAVNLVMARHAVSTFGGTVVDNSYVASQKFNGWLEQARAQDALGWKADFALDPARYAVVTLSAADAPMPGARLKGTALHPLGRADSIALSFRNLGNGRYRSNETLPEGRWKIHLSIANGADSARLVEDVQ, translated from the coding sequence ATGAGCGAACAGCGTTCCGAAGCGCGTTTCACCGGACGCCATATGGCGATCATCATGGTTGCCTTTTTCGGCGTCGTGATCGCCGTCAACCTCGTGATGGCACGCCATGCCGTCAGCACCTTTGGCGGAACGGTTGTGGATAACAGCTATGTCGCCAGCCAGAAGTTCAACGGCTGGCTGGAACAGGCGCGTGCGCAGGATGCGCTGGGCTGGAAGGCCGATTTCGCGCTCGACCCCGCGCGCTATGCGGTGGTGACGCTCAGCGCCGCCGATGCGCCGATGCCCGGCGCAAGGCTGAAAGGCACCGCGCTCCATCCGCTGGGCCGGGCCGACAGCATTGCCCTGTCCTTCCGCAATCTCGGCAATGGGCGCTATCGTTCGAACGAGACGCTGCCCGAGGGCCGCTGGAAGATCCACCTGAGCATTGCGAACGGCGCGGACAGCGCGCGGTTGGTGGAGGATGTGCAGTGA
- a CDS encoding heavy metal translocating P-type ATPase: MTAAALAPGHVETSFSVPSLRCAGCIAKLEDGLPRETGIDKARVNFTAKRVAITHDSALDIPGLVAAMGKLGFEAQPLNGESARPEDEESRSLLRALGVAGFASMNVMLLSVSVWSGADGATRDMFHWLSAMIALPTLAYSGRPFFKSAWSALRHGRTNMDVPVSIGVIIASALSLFETINSGPHAYFDGVVMLIFFLLVGRWLDSVMRDRARDGVTALLKHTAPGALVLKKDGSTEWRETQTLAPNMKMIVAAGERLAADGEIVEGTSSFDRALLTGESAPQRAAPGDKVHAGTLNIDAPVTVKVTAAGENTAIADIARMMEAAGQSRSRYVRVADRAARYYAPFVHLLAILSFAGWMIAGAGWHHALLIAVAVLIITCPCALGLAVPASQIVASGALMRAGVLVKDGSALERLAEADRALFDKTGTLTLGRPEPQNLDELSTEQKSIALALARASRHPLSQALRRALEAENVTAAEVSAIAETAGMGMSGMVGGMPVALGRGEAVPSDDTALSCRLSVGEDQFVLIRFKDHLRPGAEALGKELGALGIAASILSGDRASAVAPVARAIGFTAQTGMLPEDKLAAIHRLSNAGAHVLMVGDGLNDGPALAAGHVSMAPASASDAGQNAADLVWMGDSIAPVPTAIRAARATMRIVRQNFVLAIGYNIVAVPLAIFGYVTPLVAALAMSGSSIIVVGNALRLRKAARP; encoded by the coding sequence GTGACCGCCGCGGCACTGGCCCCCGGCCATGTCGAGACCAGCTTTTCGGTGCCCTCGTTGCGCTGCGCCGGATGCATCGCGAAGCTGGAGGATGGCCTGCCGCGCGAAACCGGGATCGACAAGGCGCGCGTCAATTTCACCGCCAAGCGCGTCGCGATCACGCATGACAGCGCGCTCGACATTCCCGGGCTGGTCGCCGCGATGGGCAAGCTGGGGTTCGAGGCGCAGCCGCTGAACGGCGAGAGCGCGCGTCCCGAAGATGAGGAAAGCCGGTCGCTGTTGAGGGCACTGGGCGTTGCGGGCTTCGCCTCGATGAACGTGATGCTGCTTTCGGTATCGGTATGGTCGGGCGCGGACGGCGCGACGCGCGACATGTTCCATTGGCTGTCCGCGATGATCGCGCTGCCGACCCTTGCCTATTCGGGCCGCCCCTTCTTCAAATCGGCGTGGTCGGCGCTGCGTCATGGCCGCACCAACATGGACGTGCCGGTTTCGATCGGCGTGATCATCGCCAGCGCGCTAAGCCTGTTCGAAACGATCAACAGCGGCCCCCATGCCTATTTCGACGGCGTGGTGATGCTGATCTTCTTCCTGCTGGTCGGCCGCTGGCTCGACAGCGTGATGCGCGACCGGGCCCGCGACGGCGTGACCGCGCTTCTGAAGCACACCGCCCCCGGCGCGCTGGTACTGAAAAAGGATGGTTCGACCGAATGGCGCGAGACGCAGACCCTGGCGCCCAACATGAAGATGATCGTGGCGGCGGGCGAAAGGCTGGCGGCGGACGGCGAAATCGTCGAGGGCACGAGCAGTTTCGACCGTGCGCTGCTGACTGGTGAGAGTGCGCCGCAGCGCGCCGCGCCCGGCGACAAGGTGCATGCCGGGACGCTGAACATCGACGCGCCGGTGACCGTGAAGGTTACGGCGGCGGGCGAGAATACCGCGATCGCCGACATTGCGCGGATGATGGAAGCCGCAGGCCAATCGCGATCGCGCTATGTGCGCGTGGCCGACCGTGCCGCGCGCTATTATGCGCCCTTTGTCCATCTGCTTGCCATATTGAGCTTTGCGGGCTGGATGATCGCGGGTGCCGGCTGGCACCACGCGCTGCTGATCGCAGTGGCGGTGCTGATCATCACCTGCCCGTGCGCGCTTGGGCTTGCGGTGCCAGCATCGCAGATCGTTGCATCGGGCGCGCTGATGCGTGCCGGGGTTCTGGTGAAGGACGGATCGGCGCTGGAACGGCTGGCCGAGGCAGACCGGGCGCTGTTCGACAAGACGGGCACGCTGACGCTGGGCCGCCCCGAGCCGCAGAATCTGGACGAGCTTTCGACCGAGCAGAAATCGATCGCGCTGGCGCTGGCCCGCGCCAGCCGCCACCCATTGAGCCAGGCGCTGCGCCGCGCGCTGGAGGCAGAGAATGTGACGGCCGCAGAGGTAAGTGCCATCGCCGAGACCGCCGGCATGGGGATGAGCGGAATGGTGGGCGGCATGCCCGTTGCGCTGGGACGCGGCGAGGCAGTGCCGAGCGACGACACGGCGCTGTCCTGCCGCCTGTCGGTAGGGGAAGACCAGTTCGTGCTCATCCGTTTCAAGGATCACCTTCGTCCCGGCGCCGAGGCGCTGGGCAAGGAACTGGGCGCACTGGGCATTGCGGCATCGATCCTGTCGGGCGACCGTGCGAGCGCGGTGGCGCCCGTTGCGCGCGCGATCGGGTTCACCGCGCAGACGGGGATGCTGCCCGAGGACAAGCTGGCGGCGATTCACCGCCTGTCGAACGCTGGCGCGCATGTGCTGATGGTGGGCGACGGATTGAACGACGGCCCCGCGCTGGCCGCCGGCCATGTATCCATGGCGCCCGCATCAGCAAGCGATGCCGGCCAGAACGCAGCCGACCTGGTGTGGATGGGGGACAGCATTGCCCCCGTCCCCACCGCGATCCGCGCCGCGCGCGCGACGATGCGCATCGTCCGCCAGAATTTCGTTCTGGCGATCGGGTACAACATCGTTGCCGTCCCGCTGGCGATTTTCGGCTATGTCACCCCATTGGTGGCGGCACTTGCGATGTCGGGATCGTCGATCATCGTTGTCGGCAATGCGTTGCGTTTGAGGAAGGCTGCACGGCCATGA
- the ccoS gene encoding cbb3-type cytochrome oxidase assembly protein CcoS, with product MSGLVILIPIALLLGGCGLGAFLWAIRTRQFEDLDGAALRILIEEDRPESATKDASN from the coding sequence ATGAGCGGACTTGTCATTCTGATCCCGATTGCCCTTCTTCTCGGCGGATGCGGACTGGGCGCGTTCCTGTGGGCGATCCGCACCCGCCAGTTCGAAGATCTTGACGGCGCGGCTTTGCGCATCCTGATCGAGGAGGATCGGCCCGAAAGTGCGACGAAAGATGCATCTAACTAG